A segment of the Fusobacterium ulcerans genome:
GTGACACATAAGAAAGAATCTCTTCCAACTTCTGAGTCACTATCTTTTATTTTATTTCCATGAAATTTCTGCTTGTTTTCTAGGTACAGTTCTTCTGAATTTTATATCAGGATATCCCATGAGCATACATGAAATTACCTCTTTTTTATCTATTCCAAGAATTTTTTTAGCTTCCTTACTATTTTTTATAGCTCTCTCAATAAATCCTGTAAATAAAACTCCCAAGCCCTCTGCATTTGCCATAAGTTCAATATTAGATGATGCCAGCCCTCCATTTAATGGAGAAAGAGCTGTAACCACCAAGAGTACTGGTGCCTTAAAGAATAATGTATCTTTCTCTGGATCTTTTTTATAATCTTCATACATCTTTATCCATCTAGGTGCATATGCTCCAATAACACCCTTTTCATTTAAATTTTCCAATGCAAATTCATATAGACTTTCCCATATAACTGGTTTTATTTTCTCTAATGTTTCTTGAATCACTATATAAGATACATCCTGCATATTTGATCCAGTAGCTGTATAACGTCCTGCTTCAATAACTTTTTCCAGCTTCTCTTTTTCTACTGGTTTATTTTTATAGTGACGCACACTTCTTCTGAATTTTATAAAATTCAAAAGTCTCTCAGGAGAAATATTAAATTCCTCTTTGTTATATTCTTCTATTCCTTCCTTTGGATAATTAGTAATAGAAACTGCATTTACTGGACATACTGCTATACAGTGCCCACACTGCATACATCTCCCTTTGATTTCTGCTTTTCCATTTTCTAAAAAGAGATTTTCTGGAAAACAGTCTTCAACACAGGCTCTACAACCTATACACTTTTCCTTGTCAATACTTACCATACCATTCTCCTTATGATAATTTAATTTCTACTATCCTAATTATATACTTTTATAAAAAAAATTTCTATTTTTTATAAAAAAACTTTTTTTTAGATTGCTAGTTGTGGTTTTTTATAAATTCATATCCATTTCTAATATGTTTTGACATAAGTTCAGATACTTTCTTTTCATCTTTTTTCTTTAAATATTTAAGTATATCCAAATGCTCAGCTACTATTTCCTTTCTTCTCACTGAATATCTCCCTGAAATATCTCTATCATAAAGAATAACTACCATAAGCTCATTAAGAAGCTTGCTTAATCTCTCATTTCTTGCTATTCTCAACAGTTCATTATGAAATTCTGTATTTAATTCTATTAGAATTTCTGGTGTTTCTGCATCATTGCATCTCTCCAGTATTCCTTCCAGTATTTCTATATCTTCTTCAGTTATATTTCTAACTGCCAGTTTACCTACCATACCTTCCAAAGCTTCTCTGCATTCATATATTTCCAGCAGATCTTTTTGTTCTATCCCTTTTACAATTACACCTTTCCATGAAGCTACTTCTATAAGCCCATCTGAAGCAAGCCTTCTAAAAGCTTCTCTTACTGGAGTAGGGCTTACATCAAACATTTTAGCTATAGAAGTCTCAGTTATTTTTGTTCCTCTCTCTAATTCTCCATCCATTATAAGCTCTTTTAATCTATCATAGACTTTCTCACTTAAAGTTCTTTTATCATCTAATTTGATAACCTTCATAATTCCCCCTAATAAAACTTTATCTTACAAAGATATTCTACTATATAAAATTAATAAATACAATTTTAAAATAGAATATATTCTACAGAATAAAATTATATTTTAAAATAAAAAAAGATATCCTGCTGTTAGAATATCCTTTTCTCCTAATTCTTTATTTTATTATTCATTC
Coding sequences within it:
- a CDS encoding GntR family transcriptional regulator, translating into MKVIKLDDKRTLSEKVYDRLKELIMDGELERGTKITETSIAKMFDVSPTPVREAFRRLASDGLIEVASWKGVIVKGIEQKDLLEIYECREALEGMVGKLAVRNITEEDIEILEGILERCNDAETPEILIELNTEFHNELLRIARNERLSKLLNELMVVILYDRDISGRYSVRRKEIVAEHLDILKYLKKKDEKKVSELMSKHIRNGYEFIKNHN
- a CDS encoding nitroreductase family protein, which encodes MVSIDKEKCIGCRACVEDCFPENLFLENGKAEIKGRCMQCGHCIAVCPVNAVSITNYPKEGIEEYNKEEFNISPERLLNFIKFRRSVRHYKNKPVEKEKLEKVIEAGRYTATGSNMQDVSYIVIQETLEKIKPVIWESLYEFALENLNEKGVIGAYAPRWIKMYEDYKKDPEKDTLFFKAPVLLVVTALSPLNGGLASSNIELMANAEGLGVLFTGFIERAIKNSKEAKKILGIDKKEVISCMLMGYPDIKFRRTVPRKQAEISWK